A stretch of Gemmatimonas aurantiaca T-27 DNA encodes these proteins:
- a CDS encoding DNA recombination protein RmuC — protein MLVAVVGIIAVRVLKHRTKTATAHRDAERVRMETELAEARAREDAAILERAQLEASLHATREAAEAQRAALQQLSSELGDRLLQQQATAFQATTAALERRASSESEAIRAAYEAATAERNERLHVELQPVHETLQRLADTSVATDTRSAAEFSRLVTLVQSLNDEHRAHREETRKLQDVLRVSQVRGRYGEWTLQRALEAAGLQERVHYVMQPALRGEEGLFRPDAVLLLPQGRAIVVDSKAPLQHLLDAQHASSQSEKSALLDRHAKALRLHIDQLASKSYPARVSAVVPDRVLLDGVLLFVPADAVLDAAFRRDPKLLQHAASQQVHLVSPASLLIVLSAVEQLWRQDGRDQRAAEIEKIGADLLGRLGVVLGHVCHVQRALSDCVTAYNALTGSLESRLLPIARRMEELGVRTREAIPNIGEIDTVPRELGPRLSGALLNAQTGAARTTVAADDTPAAA, from the coding sequence GTGCTCGTCGCCGTGGTGGGCATCATCGCCGTCAGAGTGCTCAAGCACCGCACCAAGACCGCCACGGCCCATCGCGACGCCGAGCGTGTGCGGATGGAGACCGAACTGGCCGAGGCTCGCGCCCGGGAGGACGCCGCAATACTCGAGCGCGCACAGCTCGAAGCCAGCCTGCACGCGACGCGCGAGGCCGCCGAGGCCCAGCGGGCGGCCCTGCAGCAGTTGTCCAGTGAACTGGGGGACCGCCTGCTGCAGCAACAGGCGACAGCATTCCAGGCGACCACCGCGGCGCTCGAACGCCGCGCCAGTTCTGAGAGTGAGGCGATTCGTGCCGCGTACGAGGCGGCGACCGCGGAGCGGAACGAACGATTGCACGTCGAGCTGCAGCCGGTACACGAGACGTTGCAGCGACTGGCCGATACCTCCGTCGCCACCGACACCCGCAGCGCGGCAGAGTTCTCGCGCCTGGTGACACTCGTGCAGAGCCTCAACGACGAGCACCGTGCACATCGAGAGGAGACGCGCAAGCTGCAGGACGTGTTGCGCGTATCGCAGGTACGCGGACGGTACGGGGAGTGGACGCTGCAGCGCGCGCTGGAGGCGGCCGGCCTCCAAGAGCGGGTGCACTACGTGATGCAGCCCGCCCTGCGCGGGGAGGAGGGACTGTTCCGGCCCGATGCGGTGCTGTTGCTGCCGCAGGGGCGGGCCATCGTCGTCGACAGCAAGGCGCCGCTACAGCACTTGTTGGACGCCCAGCACGCGTCGTCGCAGAGCGAGAAGTCCGCGCTGCTCGACCGCCACGCCAAGGCGCTGCGCTTGCACATCGATCAACTCGCGAGCAAGAGCTACCCCGCACGAGTGTCCGCCGTGGTACCGGATCGGGTGCTGCTCGACGGCGTGCTGCTATTCGTTCCGGCCGATGCGGTGCTGGACGCGGCCTTCCGTCGCGATCCGAAGCTGTTGCAGCACGCGGCCAGCCAACAAGTGCATCTCGTGTCGCCGGCCTCGCTGTTGATCGTGCTGAGTGCGGTGGAGCAGTTGTGGCGACAGGACGGGCGTGATCAGCGGGCGGCGGAGATCGAGAAGATCGGGGCCGATCTACTGGGCCGCCTGGGCGTTGTGCTCGGGCATGTGTGCCACGTGCAGCGCGCGCTGAGCGACTGTGTGACGGCATACAATGCGCTCACTGGGTCGCTGGAATCGCGACTCCTCCCCATCGCTCGACGGATGGAGGAACTGGGCGTTCGCACGCGCGAGGCCATCCCGAACATCGGCGAGATCGACACGGTGCCACGGGAGTTGGGGCCACGGCTCAGCGGCGCGCTGCTCAACGCCCAAACGGGCGCCGCCAGGACGACCGTCGCTGCCGACGACACGCCCGCCGCCGCCTGA
- a CDS encoding winged helix-turn-helix domain-containing protein, protein MTALPPRRRRAAVLPPGRLTFREIAALLGISVITLRRRVRPVGDQATRRLWAQRLDLKRRQRGDSLPVYHACRRRVEEWGPEITGTDPPVTD, encoded by the coding sequence ATGACCGCTTTGCCTCCTCGCCGCCGCCGGGCCGCCGTCCTCCCACCGGGACGCCTGACGTTTCGCGAGATCGCCGCCCTCCTTGGCATCTCGGTGATCACCCTCCGCCGCCGCGTGCGTCCGGTTGGCGACCAGGCGACACGCCGGCTCTGGGCCCAGCGACTCGACCTCAAGCGTCGACAACGCGGGGACTCACTGCCGGTGTATCACGCCTGCCGCCGACGGGTCGAGGAGTGGGGGCCGGAGATCACCGGCACGGACCCACCGGTCACGGACTAG